The following are encoded in a window of Campylobacter concisus ATCC 51562 genomic DNA:
- a CDS encoding heavy metal translocating P-type ATPase: MSLKVKLNIAGMSCVNCSNAIEKVSKKIDGVLEANVNFANASGEFVLKDASVREILEQKIKKLGYFVATDIDEFEAKRKAHIRNIRNKFIFAFVASIVIMALEMFAPHSMLVNLAMLALAFLVLIFSGKGFFTHAYEAVKNRNYDMNVLVALGSGSAFLYSLFVVLFEKFLPNDLKNIYVSGVAMIIAFVLLGKYLEERSKAKAGDYLKRLLKISPKTAFLLMPDGRSKEVPVNELKIGDIVVVKNGYNVPCDGVIVQGGAEIDASMLTGESLPVYKEVGDNVFAGTLNTNGYISVKMTKGSFESLLSQILSLLNDASTKKMPIGRLADKIANIFVPSVVAISVLTFLAWIIFGGNFAYAISCAICVLIISCPCALGLATPIAIVSSLARGAKAGILVKNPEVLELIKDTKFVAFDKTGTLSKGQISVKSSNLSEQDLALIASAENLSEHLISKAIVRYAKQKCIDLQKLNGKFQNVVGQGIIYEDENNHIIIGNEKLLSANEVSLNLDESNAIKEATNDGSGVILCAINKKFVGFLTLSDELKDEASDIINELTSLNLQSVILSGDDEKVVASIAKKLNVSKYHANMLPEDKFNEIKELASHGGVIFVGDGVNDSPSLKEASVGIAMNSGSDIAKGAGDIVLVKNNLRGVTGLVRLANATMANIKENLFWAFMYNAICIPVAAGVLYPVFGLLLSPVYGSMAMCLSSVTVVLNAVRLRYLRLKD; this comes from the coding sequence ATGTCTTTAAAAGTCAAACTAAATATAGCGGGAATGAGCTGCGTAAACTGCTCAAATGCTATCGAAAAGGTTTCAAAAAAGATAGATGGAGTACTTGAAGCAAATGTAAATTTTGCAAACGCAAGCGGCGAGTTTGTCCTAAAAGACGCTAGTGTGCGTGAAATTTTAGAGCAAAAGATAAAGAAGCTTGGCTACTTTGTGGCAACTGATATTGATGAGTTTGAAGCAAAAAGAAAAGCTCACATTAGAAATATTAGAAATAAATTTATATTTGCATTTGTCGCAAGTATCGTAATAATGGCACTTGAGATGTTCGCACCGCACAGCATGCTAGTAAATTTAGCTATGCTAGCTTTGGCATTTTTAGTTCTTATCTTTAGTGGCAAAGGCTTTTTTACTCATGCCTACGAAGCGGTAAAAAATAGAAATTACGATATGAATGTGCTTGTCGCTCTTGGAAGTGGTAGCGCGTTTTTATACTCGCTTTTTGTAGTGCTTTTTGAAAAATTTTTACCAAATGATCTGAAAAATATCTATGTTTCAGGCGTGGCGATGATAATAGCTTTTGTGCTTCTTGGCAAGTATCTTGAAGAGCGTTCAAAGGCAAAAGCAGGGGATTATCTAAAGAGACTACTTAAAATTTCTCCAAAAACCGCATTTTTACTTATGCCAGATGGAAGAAGTAAAGAAGTGCCAGTAAATGAGCTAAAAATAGGTGATATCGTCGTTGTAAAGAATGGCTACAATGTTCCATGTGACGGTGTGATAGTCCAAGGCGGAGCCGAAATCGATGCTTCGATGCTAACGGGCGAGAGCCTGCCAGTTTATAAAGAGGTGGGCGACAATGTATTTGCAGGTACACTAAATACAAATGGTTACATAAGTGTCAAGATGACAAAAGGCTCGTTTGAAAGCTTGCTATCTCAAATTTTAAGCTTACTAAATGATGCTAGTACGAAAAAAATGCCAATAGGTAGGCTTGCTGATAAGATAGCAAATATTTTTGTGCCAAGCGTGGTGGCAATATCAGTGCTCACGTTTTTAGCTTGGATCATTTTTGGTGGAAATTTTGCTTATGCGATCTCTTGTGCGATCTGTGTTCTCATCATCTCATGCCCATGCGCTCTTGGACTTGCTACGCCAATAGCAATAGTAAGCTCGCTTGCACGTGGTGCAAAAGCTGGAATTTTAGTAAAAAATCCAGAAGTTTTAGAGCTAATAAAAGATACTAAATTTGTAGCATTTGACAAAACTGGCACACTTAGTAAAGGGCAAATCAGCGTCAAAAGCTCAAATTTAAGTGAGCAAGATTTAGCACTTATCGCTTCTGCTGAAAATTTAAGTGAGCATCTCATCTCAAAAGCTATAGTTAGATATGCAAAGCAAAAATGTATAGATTTACAAAAGCTAAATGGAAAATTTCAAAATGTTGTCGGGCAAGGCATCATCTATGAAGATGAGAATAATCATATAATAATCGGAAACGAAAAGCTGCTTTCGGCAAATGAAGTTAGTTTAAATTTAGATGAAAGTAACGCTATAAAAGAGGCTACAAATGATGGAAGTGGCGTAATACTTTGTGCTATAAATAAAAAATTTGTTGGTTTTTTAACGCTTAGTGATGAGCTAAAAGACGAGGCGAGCGATATTATAAATGAGCTTACTAGTCTAAATTTACAAAGTGTGATCCTCTCAGGCGATGACGAGAAAGTAGTTGCAAGCATCGCTAAAAAGCTAAATGTAAGCAAATATCACGCAAATATGTTGCCTGAAGATAAATTTAATGAGATAAAAGAGCTTGCAAGCCACGGTGGCGTTATCTTTGTTGGAGATGGCGTAAATGATTCACCATCGCTTAAAGAGGCAAGTGTTGGTATCGCTATGAACTCAGGCTCAGATATAGCAAAAGGTGCTGGAGATATCGTGCTTGTTAAAAATAATTTGCGTGGAGTGACCGGGCTGGTTAGACTGGCAAATGCTACTATGGCAAACATAAAAGAAAATTTATTTTGGGCGTTTATGTATAACGCGATTTGTATCCCAGTGGCTGCTGGTGTGCTTTACCCGGTCTTTGGACTACTTTTAAGCCCAGTTTATGGCTCAATGGCGATGTGTCTTAGCTCTGTTACTGTCGTTTTAAATGCAGTTAGACTTAGATATCTACGACTTAAGGATTAA
- a CDS encoding heavy-metal-associated domain-containing protein has translation MKTFEANNIHCQNCANTIKNALEDDFGKIEVDLSKEPRQVRVDLKDSEVEKFKSEMADLGFDIIKEL, from the coding sequence ATGAAAACATTTGAAGCAAACAATATCCACTGCCAAAATTGTGCAAATACAATAAAAAACGCACTTGAAGATGACTTTGGCAAGATAGAAGTTGATCTTAGCAAAGAGCCAAGACAAGTTAGAGTTGATCTTAAAGATAGTGAAGTTGAGAAATTTAAGTCTGAAATGGCTGATTTGGGATTTGACATAATAAAAGAGCTCTGA
- a CDS encoding GNAT family N-acetyltransferase: MIKNAQKQDAKSCIKLLNLAMEDIAYKLSGYDDPIKSDEILEIFFKSETNRLSYKNVFVYKYNEEIIAAMCAYFGGDAEQLDREISQHLMALGKDDKVEKECFDDEFYIDSIAVDENFRGQGLAKELIRHSFVKAKELGHKKVSLIVDTNKPKVRKFYESLGFKFNVKKIVNLHEYDHMIKEII, from the coding sequence ATGATAAAAAATGCTCAAAAACAAGATGCAAAAAGCTGCATAAAGCTACTAAATCTAGCAATGGAAGATATCGCCTACAAGCTAAGTGGCTATGACGATCCTATTAAAAGTGATGAAATTTTAGAAATTTTTTTCAAAAGTGAGACAAATAGACTTAGCTATAAAAATGTCTTTGTTTATAAATATAATGAGGAAATTATCGCTGCGATGTGTGCTTACTTTGGTGGCGACGCGGAGCAGCTTGATAGAGAAATTTCGCAACATTTAATGGCTCTTGGCAAAGATGACAAGGTAGAAAAAGAGTGTTTTGACGATGAGTTTTATATAGATAGTATCGCTGTTGATGAAAATTTTAGAGGCCAAGGGCTTGCAAAAGAGCTCATAAGGCATTCATTTGTCAAGGCAAAAGAGCTAGGGCATAAAAAGGTTTCATTAATAGTAGATACAAATAAGCCAAAAGTTCGTAAATTTTACGAGAGTTTGGGCTTTAAATTTAATGTCAAGAAAATTGTAAATTTACATGAATACGACCATATGATAAAGGAGATAATATGA